Proteins from a genomic interval of Croceicoccus naphthovorans:
- a CDS encoding PilZ domain-containing protein produces MGRRRNERWEIRVAGCYRSPMGGDVFVSVSDVSAWGCRLLNPSRNLFIGDEVTVFIDGLYPLAAVVRWHDRGVCAGFEFTSAVEADQLELLVRHCSGRVQLAPPQWRDGDRVNLHAD; encoded by the coding sequence ATGGGACGGCGCAGGAATGAGCGGTGGGAAATTCGCGTAGCGGGTTGCTATCGCTCGCCCATGGGCGGGGATGTCTTCGTCTCGGTCAGCGACGTGTCCGCATGGGGTTGTCGCCTGTTGAACCCATCACGCAATCTCTTCATCGGGGATGAGGTTACCGTCTTCATCGACGGGCTGTACCCGCTCGCCGCGGTGGTCCGCTGGCATGATCGGGGCGTTTGCGCCGGCTTCGAATTCACAAGCGCGGTAGAGGCGGATCAGCTCGAACTGCTCGTCCGCCATTGCAGCGGGCGCGTTCAGCTCGCACCGCCGCAGTGGCGGGACGGTGATCGGGTCAACTTGCACGCCGACTGA